From Selenihalanaerobacter shriftii, one genomic window encodes:
- the accA gene encoding acetyl-CoA carboxylase carboxyl transferase subunit alpha produces the protein MPKNGLDFEKPLLELEEKINELKQFMQEKDIDLTEEIETLRNKSNRLKKQIFSELEPWQILKLARHAERPTTLDYIELICDDFIEFHGDRNYGDDQALIGGIAKIDSLPLTIIGHQKGKSTKDNINRNFGMAHPEGYRKALRLMKQAEKFNRPILALVNTPGAYPGIEAEERGQAEAIARNMMEMARLEVPIIVVITGEGGSGGALGIGVGDKIMMLEHTYYSVCSPEACAAILWKDSAEAKTAAEALKLTAEDLLDLGVIDEIVSEPLGGAHRDFEESANLLKEAILTNLQEIQNLSIPEMLEKRYDKFRRIGEYIEHSRIEATSNE, from the coding sequence ATGCCTAAGAATGGTTTAGATTTTGAAAAACCTTTATTAGAATTAGAAGAAAAAATTAATGAACTTAAGCAATTTATGCAGGAAAAAGATATAGATTTAACAGAGGAAATTGAAACATTAAGAAATAAATCTAATCGTCTAAAAAAGCAAATTTTCTCTGAATTAGAGCCATGGCAAATTTTAAAATTAGCTAGGCATGCAGAACGGCCAACTACTTTAGATTATATTGAATTAATCTGTGATGATTTTATAGAATTTCATGGCGATAGAAATTATGGAGATGATCAAGCTTTAATTGGAGGAATAGCGAAGATTGATAGTCTACCACTAACTATAATTGGTCATCAAAAAGGGAAGAGTACCAAAGATAATATTAATCGTAATTTTGGTATGGCCCATCCTGAGGGGTATCGTAAAGCTTTACGATTAATGAAACAGGCTGAAAAATTTAATCGGCCGATTTTAGCTTTAGTAAATACTCCAGGAGCTTATCCAGGGATTGAGGCTGAAGAACGAGGTCAGGCAGAAGCTATAGCCAGAAATATGATGGAAATGGCGAGATTAGAAGTGCCGATTATTGTAGTTATTACTGGTGAAGGTGGAAGTGGAGGAGCGTTAGGAATTGGAGTTGGAGATAAAATAATGATGTTAGAGCATACGTATTATTCTGTATGTTCTCCAGAGGCTTGTGCAGCTATTCTATGGAAAGATTCAGCAGAAGCTAAGACGGCAGCGGAAGCATTGAAGTTAACAGCTGAAGACCTTTTAGATCTAGGTGTTATTGATGAAATAGTATCTGAACCATTAGGAGGAGCCCATAGAGATTTTGAAGAAAGTGCTAATCTACTTAAGGAAGCTATATTAACTAATCTACAAGAAATACAGAACCTCTCTATTCCAGAAATGTTAGAAAAAAGATATGATAAGTTTCGAAGAATAGGGGAATATATAGAACATAGCAGGATAGAAGCTACTAGTAATGAATAA
- the accD gene encoding acetyl-CoA carboxylase, carboxyltransferase subunit beta, whose translation MFKDWFGNNKSKYVTVKRQKEDTKRKKKRKKGKGKITDELWTKCKNCGEIIFNKKLTENLKVCLECGYHFRLNSQERLKILIDEDSFKEYDENIETTNPLGFPKYDRKLDKYQQKTGLNEAVVTGEGKVGGYDVIISVIDASFLMGSMNSVVGEKITRAIESALAKNSPLIIVSGGGGGARMYEGMLSLMQMAKTSSALAKLDDAGQLFISVLTDPTYGGISASFASLGDIIIAESDAKIGFAGPRVIKQTINKDLPQGFQTAKFQLKHGMVDKVVNREEMKDTIVRILDIHSLRGEVNA comes from the coding sequence ATGTTTAAAGACTGGTTTGGAAATAATAAGTCAAAGTATGTAACTGTTAAACGGCAAAAAGAGGATACTAAGCGGAAGAAGAAGCGAAAGAAAGGTAAAGGAAAGATAACCGATGAATTATGGACTAAATGTAAGAATTGTGGAGAAATTATCTTTAATAAAAAGTTAACAGAGAATTTAAAGGTATGTTTAGAGTGTGGTTATCATTTTAGATTGAATTCTCAAGAAAGACTTAAAATATTAATTGATGAGGATAGTTTTAAAGAATATGATGAAAATATAGAAACAACTAATCCTTTAGGTTTTCCAAAGTATGATAGAAAGTTGGATAAATACCAGCAGAAGACAGGCTTAAATGAAGCAGTAGTAACCGGTGAAGGAAAAGTTGGAGGATATGATGTAATTATATCTGTGATTGATGCAAGTTTTTTAATGGGAAGTATGAATTCAGTTGTAGGAGAAAAAATAACTAGAGCTATTGAATCTGCTTTAGCTAAGAACTCCCCACTAATTATTGTGTCTGGTGGAGGGGGAGGAGCCCGAATGTACGAAGGTATGTTATCTTTAATGCAGATGGCTAAAACAAGTTCAGCTTTAGCTAAGTTAGATGATGCTGGTCAGTTATTTATTTCAGTCTTAACTGATCCTACATATGGTGGTATTTCTGCTAGTTTTGCTTCATTAGGAGATATAATTATTGCGGAGTCAGATGCTAAGATTGGTTTTGCAGGTCCGAGAGTTATTAAGCAGACTATTAATAAGGATTTACCTCAAGGGTTTCAAACTGCTAAATTTCAATTAAAGCATGGTATGGTAGATAAAGTAGTTAATAGAGAGGAAATGAAAGACACTATAGTCAGAATTTTAGATATACATAGTCTGCGAGGTGAAGTTAATGCCTAA